From the genome of Fusobacteriaceae bacterium:
TTGAGCGTCTTCCAAAGCAACTCAAATGTGTACTCAAAACGCTGAACTAATCCTTCTTGTTGCAAATCATCAAAATCATCTATTTCTTTGTCCTCCAAGGCGGACCGAAGTAATGTAAATGCCTTGACAAAGTGTTTGAACCTTTGCTTCCAACGAATCTCCTGATCTTCCATCTTATTCCATCTCCTTCAATCCGGCTCGCTGATTCCCCCCTCTTTCCCCATAAAATACCACATTTACAAGGATTTGTCAATCATGAAAACAATTTGCCCACATATTCAGCCTGATATAAAAATAGACAGGCGTCGTCCCGTCCATTTTTGTTTTCATTGTAAATCTCTTCAAATCAAGCAAGTATACCACATGACCTTTTTATCCTCAATCAAAATGCCTGTGTAAATACTCCGTGACTGCGGAAATAACTTCCGCCGCATTGTCGATCTGCCTTTTAGCATCTTCCGCAGACACCTCGAAAAAATCCTGATAATCCGTGTCACTTCTTATCGCAAAGGCTGTTCGGACAAAATCCGATATTTCCGCATCAAAAGTCCTCGTTTTAATATACTCCCGCTGAAAATACGAAATTACCGCCGAGTGTTTTTTAAAGTCTCTTCCGTCAAGGGCCAAGATGGCTCTCAATGCATTGAACATCGCGTAATAAGATCGCGAAGCGCTACTGTTATAACTGTCATGATCATACAGTAATTTTGCATCCGCCAGAATTTCATTCGCAGAGTTTATTCTATATTTTGCCAATTCTCTATTGCTGTCCATCGTACACGATCCCCTCCGCAAGCACATTTTGATAGAACGGAATGGAATCTTGCCATTCCGTAAACGTCTTTTTGTCCTGCAAAGTGAACGAGTGAAATACTCCATATTCGAGATCCAAGCCGGTTCCGTAATGGGCGAAATCATAGCGATATTTGGCGAGCTCTTGCCGCTCGACATCCGCAATGATCATGATATCGATATCCGATTCCTCATCGTAGCTTCCTTTGGCATAAGAACCGAAAAGAATAACCGAATCCAAACGGTTGCCGAAAAGTTCCCGAGCATATCCGTTTACCTTCCCCAGCATTTCCTTTACCTGCTCCTGCCTCATGCTCATGATCTCACCTCTTGCCTGTTTCATTCAAAATTATTATGCGCGCCCCTCAATCCCTCGGCTTCATCAACGGGAACAGAATCACGTCCCGGATGGACGCGGATCCCGTCAGGAGCATAACGACCCGGTCCACGCCGATCCCCATGCCGCCCGTGGGCGGAAGCCCGTATTCCAGCGCCTCGACATAGTCGTCATCAATAACCGGCGTCGCTTCATCATTGCCTCGGACGGCTTCCTCCACCTGGGCCTCAAAGCGGCTCCTCTGGTCAGAGGGGTCCATGAGCTCCGAAAAGGCGTTGGCGTATTCCCTCGCGTCAATGAAAAGCTCGAATCGTTCTGTAAACCGCGGGTCTTTGTCATTTTTCCGGGCGAGCGGCGAGATCTCCACGGGATGGCCGTAGACGAAGGTCGGCTGCACAATTTTTTCCTCGCATTTTTCCTCAAAGAACTGATTGATCACGTGCCCCACGCTGTTCATATGGGGCGCGAGCTCCACGTGATGGGCTTTGGCCAGGGCTTTGGCCTCCTCAAAGGTCATGGGCTGGAAGAAATCAATGCCGGTTTCTTCCCGAACCAGTTCCACCATATGTTTTTTCTGGAAATTTTCCAGGATGATCTCTTTGTCGTTGTAAATAATTTTGCTTGTCCCGTTGATTTCCTTGCAAAGCCAGGTCAGAAGGCTCTCGATGAGCTCCATCATCACCGAGAGGTCCGCGTAGGCCTCGTAGAGCTCCACCATGGTGAATTCGGGATTGTGTCTCGTGTCCATGCCCTCGTTCCGGAAATTTCTACCCATTTCATATACTTTTTCAAGGCCGCCCACGATGAGCCGTTTCAGGAACAATTCAGGAGCGATCCGCATGTAGAGGTCCATATTGAGCGTATTGTGGTGGGTGATAAAGGGTCTCGCGTTGGCGCCGCCCAAGATGCTGTGCATGAGAGGCGTCTCCACTTCCAGATAGCCGCGCTTGTCCAGGAACTCCCGGATACCGCTGACGATCCTTGTCCTTTTGATAAAGGTCTCCCGGACGTCCTTATTCATGATGAGGTCCACATATCTTTT
Proteins encoded in this window:
- a CDS encoding HEPN domain-containing protein, whose amino-acid sequence is MDSNRELAKYRINSANEILADAKLLYDHDSYNSSASRSYYAMFNALRAILALDGRDFKKHSAVISYFQREYIKTRTFDAEISDFVRTAFAIRSDTDYQDFFEVSAEDAKRQIDNAAEVISAVTEYLHRHFD
- the lysS gene encoding lysine--tRNA ligase, with the translated sequence MEKYFDIIEKDPIMTEKWKKVNEIKDLGVNPFGGRYERTHRIADLIAGAGDDGVTYKTAGRLMSLRGKGKVYFADLEDLSGKIQIYIRKDALGDEVFDIVKKISVGDIIGVEGPLFVTTTGELTLRVLKFTLLSKNIRPLPEKYHGLQDVEIRYRKRYVDLIMNKDVRETFIKRTRIVSGIREFLDKRGYLEVETPLMHSILGGANARPFITHHNTLNMDLYMRIAPELFLKRLIVGGLEKVYEMGRNFRNEGMDTRHNPEFTMVELYEAYADLSVMMELIESLLTWLCKEINGTSKIIYNDKEIILENFQKKHMVELVREETGIDFFQPMTFEEAKALAKAHHVELAPHMNSVGHVINQFFEEKCEEKIVQPTFVYGHPVEISPLARKNDKDPRFTERFELFIDAREYANAFSELMDPSDQRSRFEAQVEEAVRGNDEATPVIDDDYVEALEYGLPPTGGMGIGVDRVVMLLTGSASIRDVILFPLMKPRD
- a CDS encoding nucleotidyltransferase domain-containing protein — its product is MSMRQEQVKEMLGKVNGYARELFGNRLDSVILFGSYAKGSYDEESDIDIMIIADVERQELAKYRYDFAHYGTGLDLEYGVFHSFTLQDKKTFTEWQDSIPFYQNVLAEGIVYDGQQ
- a CDS encoding nucleotidyltransferase substrate binding protein — translated: MEDQEIRWKQRFKHFVKAFTLLRSALEDKEIDDFDDLQQEGLVQRFEYTFELLWKTL